In Streptomyces sp. NBC_01551, one DNA window encodes the following:
- a CDS encoding DUF742 domain-containing protein: MTTPGGHPYGGAQQPQGGQHDQNRFNFPSAPSRPVPEHNPYQQQPYGQPQQPHQPPRASRQPTAPKAHNPLVRPYAMTGGRTRPRYQLAIEALVSTTADPARLQGQLPEHQRICRLCQEIKSVAEISALLSIPLGVARILVADLAEAGLVAIHQPGGDESAGGQPDVTLLERVLSGLRKL, encoded by the coding sequence GTGACAACACCCGGAGGTCATCCTTATGGCGGCGCGCAGCAGCCGCAGGGTGGGCAGCACGACCAGAACCGCTTCAACTTTCCCTCCGCGCCCAGCCGGCCCGTGCCGGAGCACAACCCTTACCAGCAGCAGCCGTACGGTCAGCCCCAGCAGCCGCACCAGCCCCCTCGGGCCTCGCGGCAGCCGACTGCCCCGAAGGCGCACAACCCGCTGGTGCGTCCGTACGCGATGACCGGCGGCCGTACCCGGCCGCGCTACCAGCTCGCCATCGAGGCGCTGGTCAGTACCACGGCGGATCCCGCGCGCCTGCAAGGGCAGTTGCCCGAGCACCAGCGCATCTGCCGCCTGTGCCAGGAGATCAAATCCGTCGCGGAGATCTCGGCACTTCTCTCCATTCCTCTTGGTGTCGCCCGCATCCTCGTCGCCGACCTGGCGGAGGCGGGCCTTGTCGCCATTCACCAGCCCGGCGGCGACGAGTCTGCCGGCGGCCAGCCAGATGTGACACTGCTCGAAAGGGTGCTCAGTGGACTTCGCAAGCTCTAA
- a CDS encoding roadblock/LC7 domain-containing protein: protein MSQAAQNLNWLITNFVDNTPGVSHTVVVSADGLLLAMSDGFPRDRADQLAAVASGLTSLTAGASRIFEGGAVNQTVVEMDRGFLFLMSVSDGSSLAVLAHPECDIGLVGYEMALLVDRAGSVLTPELRSELQGSLLN from the coding sequence ATGAGCCAGGCGGCACAGAACCTGAACTGGTTGATCACCAACTTCGTGGACAACACCCCAGGGGTGTCCCACACGGTGGTGGTCTCCGCCGACGGCCTTCTTCTGGCGATGTCCGACGGATTCCCGCGCGACCGCGCCGATCAGCTGGCGGCCGTGGCCTCCGGTCTGACGTCGCTGACCGCAGGAGCCTCCCGCATCTTCGAGGGTGGCGCCGTCAACCAGACCGTTGTGGAGATGGACCGCGGGTTCCTCTTCCTCATGTCCGTCTCCGATGGATCGTCCCTCGCGGTGCTCGCGCACCCCGAGTGCGACATCGGCCTCGTGGGCTACGAGATGGCCCTCCTTGTGGACCGAGCCGGCAGTGTTTTGACTCCGGAACTGCGCTCGGAGCTGCAGGGAAGTCTTCTCAACTAG